One Spirochaetaceae bacterium genomic window carries:
- a CDS encoding Crp/Fnr family transcriptional regulator: protein MMESNSLNRFAITYKAGDIIFCEHEIGDKFFMLKGGRIKLMRVIGDTEKTIAILQAGDFFGEMSILNDNPRNSTAIALEESTVLSFTKENLGLLVKNNPTMCIALLKLFSKRIYDQRRQLQILQLDDDVSKVVDVLLMLIDGLPPQSANENARAIPVNVETVANWAGLSVDSARHVLNAYVSQRKMIVSPEQIIVNNISELQRFINNKRKVN from the coding sequence ATGATGGAAAGTAACTCGTTAAATAGGTTTGCAATAACCTACAAAGCCGGCGATATTATTTTTTGCGAGCACGAAATAGGCGATAAATTTTTTATGCTCAAGGGCGGCCGCATTAAACTGATGCGGGTAATTGGTGATACCGAAAAAACGATAGCCATTTTACAAGCCGGTGATTTTTTTGGCGAAATGTCTATCCTTAACGATAACCCGCGTAACAGTACAGCTATAGCTTTAGAAGAAAGTACCGTGCTTTCTTTTACCAAAGAAAACCTTGGCCTTTTGGTTAAAAATAACCCTACTATGTGTATAGCTTTGCTTAAATTATTTTCTAAACGTATTTACGACCAAAGACGGCAGCTGCAAATATTACAGCTAGACGATGATGTATCTAAGGTGGTAGATGTTTTATTAATGTTAATAGACGGTTTACCGCCGCAATCTGCCAACGAAAATGCACGGGCTATCCCTGTTAATGTAGAGACGGTGGCCAACTGGGCTGGTCTTTCGGTAGATTCTGCACGCCATGTGCTTAATGCTTATGTAAGCCAGCGTAAAATGATTGTTTCGCCCGAGCAAATTATTGTTAATAACATTAGCGAACTGCAAAGGTTTATTAATAATAAAAGAAAGGTTAATTAG